A genomic window from Halorubrum lacusprofundi ATCC 49239 includes:
- a CDS encoding transposase: MATETLALFEHLEFDFLEEFDVFAPARRGRTRDHHPPALFRAFLHCYYKNVYGIRPVTRELQNTVVWLSCGFDRPPSRDAVDRFLTDLEHVVDEVFDRLVEQAACRGLLDLTYSIDSTDVRTMPADQDASKGYDPTAEEYYHGYGCTIVSTGQKIPIAAEFTESKQAPEETAMRVTCDALAVEKPIWMLGDSAYDTLGWHDHLLAAGVVPVAPYNARNTDDPKDIEYRVEARIDEHSEDVQLKQSTLDETYNRRSGVERTNDAVKDCGLGHVRARGRVHARAQVFLALCLRLVIAITNDERGDNPGSTVITL; encoded by the coding sequence ATGGCGACCGAGACGCTCGCGTTGTTCGAGCATCTTGAGTTCGACTTTCTCGAAGAATTCGATGTGTTCGCCCCCGCTCGCCGGGGGCGAACACGAGATCATCACCCACCAGCACTCTTCCGAGCGTTCCTGCACTGCTACTACAAGAACGTCTACGGCATCCGTCCAGTCACGCGAGAACTCCAGAACACGGTCGTCTGGCTCAGCTGTGGCTTCGATCGACCGCCGTCGAGAGACGCGGTCGATCGCTTCCTCACCGACCTCGAACACGTCGTCGACGAGGTCTTCGACCGCCTCGTCGAGCAGGCCGCCTGCCGCGGCCTGCTCGACTTGACCTACTCCATCGATTCCACCGACGTGAGGACGATGCCCGCCGACCAAGACGCGTCGAAAGGCTACGATCCAACCGCCGAAGAGTACTACCACGGCTACGGCTGTACGATCGTCTCGACCGGGCAAAAGATCCCGATTGCCGCGGAGTTCACCGAGAGCAAGCAAGCGCCAGAGGAGACGGCGATGCGCGTCACGTGTGACGCGCTCGCCGTCGAGAAACCGATCTGGATGCTTGGAGACAGCGCCTACGACACGCTCGGCTGGCACGACCACCTGCTGGCCGCAGGGGTCGTGCCAGTCGCTCCGTACAACGCACGAAACACCGACGATCCGAAAGACATCGAGTACAGGGTCGAAGCCCGCATCGACGAACACAGCGAGGACGTTCAGCTGAAGCAATCGACGCTAGACGAGACGTACAACCGCCGGAGTGGAGTCGAACGAACCAACGACGCCGTCAAGGACTGCGGCCTCGGGCACGTTCGCGCCCGAGGCCGCGTCCACGCACGAGCACAAGTGTTCCTCGCGCTGTGCCTTCGTCTCGTTATTGCGATCACCAACGACGAACGCGGAGACAATCCAGGAAGCACCGTCATCACGCTATGA
- a CDS encoding SHOCT domain-containing protein codes for MIRRSPCFVTRTVSPLQYALTGALTIWTAGLGNVAYGKLSKKRNKQRIVLRVGNDTNSSNGESDESDPIELIRKLKQLNDEGLITNAEFEEKRQKLLDSL; via the coding sequence GTGATACGCCGGTCTCCCTGCTTCGTGACGCGGACGGTTTCCCCGCTCCAGTACGCATTAACCGGGGCCCTCACAATATGGACCGCTGGCTTGGGGAACGTTGCCTACGGAAAGTTGTCCAAGAAGCGCAATAAACAACGGATTGTATTACGGGTGGGTAATGACACCAACTCGTCAAATGGGGAAAGTGATGAAAGCGACCCCATTGAACTCATCCGGAAGCTCAAGCAACTTAATGACGAAGGACTGATAACTAATGCTGAGTTTGAGGAAAAGAGACAAAAATTGTTAGACAGTCTATAG
- a CDS encoding PAS domain-containing protein, which translates to MRAPVNAYWSGETVRVTKQGDRRITDHRLAATESGSIVCTAQDITGERTTASTQHGEFYFLFEGEDESAFYTLDHEGYVTRWNDRVEDVLGYSIEASLGTHLGAHLSGDPAGKQRAEELTEAAEAETEVTANLKFQRDDGSTFTATTTVVASYTSAGTLRGFGVVLASADAPTTPA; encoded by the coding sequence GTGAGGGCCCCGGTTAATGCGTACTGGAGCGGGGAAACCGTCCGCGTCACGAAGCAGGGAGACCGGCGTATCACGGATCACCGGCTAGCGGCAACCGAGAGCGGAAGCATCGTCTGTACAGCCCAAGATATTACCGGAGAGCGGACGACTGCGTCGACACAACACGGAGAGTTTTACTTCCTCTTCGAGGGGGAAGACGAGAGCGCGTTCTATACCCTCGACCACGAGGGCTACGTGACCCGCTGGAACGACCGGGTTGAAGACGTGCTGGGGTATTCGATCGAAGCCAGTCTCGGGACACATCTCGGGGCACACCTTTCCGGAGACCCAGCCGGCAAACAGCGTGCAGAAGAGCTCACCGAGGCTGCCGAAGCCGAGACGGAAGTCACGGCAAATCTGAAGTTCCAGCGAGACGACGGGAGTACGTTCACAGCCACAACGACCGTCGTCGCCAGTTACACGTCGGCAGGGACTCTTCGCGGGTTCGGTGTCGTGCTCGCATCGGCCGACGCACCAACGACACCCGCGTAG
- a CDS encoding radical SAM protein, whose translation MFDNLDTDRRPLVLIWEVTQACGLACRHCRADAKPARHPDELSTEEGKRLLNDAATFGDGQLVVLSGGDPLARDDLLELVSYGDDQGLRMTITPSGTQSLTADRIEDLADAGIRRMALSLDGATRESHDRFRGEESFESTLEAAEAASEAGLPLQINTTVCAETVDELPAIRDRVRDLGAVLWSVFFLVAVGRGRILEPIAPERAEDVMEWLHGVAESEPFGVKTTEAPFYRRVGLQSDGDEEATRRRGGITAGRGFAFVSHTGEAYPSGFLPESAGNVHDRSIVDIYRNGDLFESLREPDRLKGKCGACEFRQVCGGSRSRAFATTGDPLESDPLCPYVPDGYDGELPPTLKDGFEGSTSAPDAAD comes from the coding sequence ATGTTCGACAACCTCGACACGGACCGGCGGCCGCTGGTTCTCATCTGGGAGGTGACGCAGGCGTGCGGACTCGCCTGCCGCCACTGTCGCGCCGACGCGAAGCCGGCGCGTCACCCCGACGAACTGTCGACCGAGGAGGGGAAGCGGCTCCTCAACGATGCGGCGACGTTCGGGGACGGCCAGCTCGTCGTGCTCTCTGGCGGCGATCCGCTCGCCAGAGACGACCTGCTAGAGCTGGTTTCGTACGGCGACGATCAGGGACTCCGCATGACGATTACCCCCAGCGGGACGCAGTCGCTGACGGCCGACCGGATCGAGGATCTCGCTGACGCCGGGATCCGGCGGATGGCGCTCAGCCTCGACGGCGCGACGCGCGAGAGCCACGACCGGTTCCGGGGCGAAGAGAGCTTCGAGAGCACGCTGGAAGCGGCTGAGGCCGCCTCCGAGGCGGGGCTGCCGCTGCAGATCAACACAACCGTCTGCGCGGAGACGGTCGACGAACTCCCTGCAATCCGTGACCGCGTGCGGGACCTCGGCGCTGTCCTCTGGAGCGTGTTCTTCCTCGTCGCCGTCGGCCGAGGGCGGATCCTGGAGCCGATCGCACCGGAGCGTGCTGAAGATGTGATGGAGTGGCTCCACGGTGTCGCCGAGTCAGAGCCGTTCGGCGTCAAGACGACTGAGGCGCCGTTCTACCGCCGGGTCGGGCTTCAGTCTGACGGCGACGAGGAGGCGACCCGGCGGCGCGGCGGGATCACCGCCGGCCGCGGGTTCGCGTTCGTGAGCCACACCGGAGAGGCGTACCCGTCCGGATTCCTCCCGGAGTCCGCCGGTAACGTCCACGATCGGTCGATCGTCGATATCTACCGGAACGGGGACCTGTTCGAGTCGCTCCGCGAGCCGGACCGGCTGAAGGGGAAGTGCGGTGCCTGCGAGTTCCGCCAAGTATGCGGCGGGAGCCGATCGCGAGCGTTCGCGACGACGGGGGACCCGCTGGAGAGCGATCCGCTCTGCCCGTACGTGCCCGACGGATACGACGGCGAGCTACCGCCGACACTCAAGGACGGATTCGAGGGGTCGACCAGCGCGCCGGACGCCGCGGATTGA
- a CDS encoding tyrosine-type recombinase/integrase, whose amino-acid sequence MSSTRAPDEVDDPIGYFIEDLTYHGKTERTRDSYERVLRRFESFLDHDMTPASATHRDCMAFVHSLRGDAADSTVATYAAYLHRFYGYMTEVGVFEGNPMTLVMEEMDETVDKDPARRDVSIPAMREFVAGIRHPLHRALVVALLKTGMRVGELCNLDLRDLAIDDEEVRETFALGTRPALADRPNSLYVTPDATVGEELNGEARTASNKRKRATVIPIDDELMGTLKRWLAVRPDGPSSADPLFVGTAEGWGERLDPQAVRHVVERYAREAGWYRTGGGAAENVTPHYFRHFFTTHLRDRTGDRGVVKYLRGDVADDVIDTYTHNWGDQVRETYEANVYQLLR is encoded by the coding sequence ATGAGTAGCACGCGAGCCCCCGACGAGGTCGACGACCCGATCGGATACTTCATCGAGGACCTCACCTACCACGGGAAGACCGAACGAACTCGCGACTCCTACGAGCGTGTGCTCCGCCGGTTCGAGTCGTTTCTCGATCACGACATGACGCCGGCGTCGGCTACCCACCGCGACTGCATGGCGTTCGTCCACTCGCTTCGCGGCGACGCGGCCGATAGCACGGTGGCGACGTACGCGGCGTATCTCCACCGGTTCTACGGGTATATGACTGAAGTCGGTGTCTTTGAGGGGAACCCGATGACGCTCGTGATGGAAGAGATGGACGAGACGGTCGATAAGGACCCGGCGCGGCGAGATGTTTCGATCCCCGCGATGCGCGAATTTGTCGCCGGTATTCGGCATCCGCTCCACCGCGCGCTCGTCGTCGCGCTGTTGAAGACCGGAATGCGGGTGGGTGAGCTCTGTAACCTCGATCTCCGCGATCTCGCGATCGACGACGAGGAGGTCAGGGAGACGTTCGCACTGGGAACGCGACCGGCCCTCGCGGACCGGCCGAACTCGCTGTACGTCACACCGGACGCGACGGTGGGCGAGGAGCTGAACGGGGAGGCCCGTACCGCGTCGAACAAGCGCAAGCGCGCCACCGTGATCCCTATCGACGACGAGTTGATGGGGACGCTGAAACGGTGGCTTGCGGTGCGCCCGGACGGTCCCTCCTCGGCGGATCCACTGTTCGTCGGCACCGCGGAGGGATGGGGCGAGCGGCTTGACCCGCAAGCGGTCAGACACGTTGTCGAACGATACGCCCGCGAGGCGGGGTGGTACCGTACGGGTGGCGGTGCCGCCGAGAACGTCACGCCCCACTACTTCCGGCACTTCTTCACGACGCATCTCCGGGACCGGACGGGCGATCGCGGCGTCGTCAAGTACCTACGCGGTGATGTCGCCGACGACGTAATCGACACGTACACCCACAACTGGGGTGATCAGGTCCGCGAGACGTACGAAGCGAACGTGTACCAGCTGTTGAGGTAG
- a CDS encoding DUF5805 domain-containing protein produces the protein MSDDRRSVKTYVPEDQKAIWQDHADDLGMSQSEFVRTMVQAGRRGFSIDGADNPVEPDPSGSDPGGSDLERRVEAALSDGVLSWEELVDAVFDDFEGRLEGALDSLQDRNRVRYNGREGGYTLIDE, from the coding sequence ATGAGCGACGACCGCCGCTCGGTGAAGACGTATGTCCCCGAAGACCAGAAGGCGATCTGGCAGGATCACGCCGACGATCTGGGGATGTCGCAAAGCGAGTTCGTTAGAACGATGGTACAGGCCGGGAGACGCGGTTTTTCGATCGACGGAGCCGATAACCCTGTCGAACCCGATCCGTCGGGGTCTGACCCCGGGGGTAGCGACCTCGAAAGGCGGGTGGAAGCAGCGCTCTCCGACGGAGTGCTTTCGTGGGAGGAACTCGTCGACGCCGTGTTCGACGACTTCGAGGGACGACTGGAGGGCGCGCTCGATTCGCTCCAGGATCGCAACCGCGTCCGGTACAACGGACGGGAGGGAGGGTACACGCTGATCGATGAGTAG
- a CDS encoding MBL fold metallo-hydrolase produces MTDSDWSDWLPRAVADADPDTVALWYLGCNGFAIKGSEGTVLWIDPYVGTGDPPRTVRMIPVPFDPDDIDEADAVLATHEHTDHVHGPSQAPILANTDADFVAPDDSLAVAREEERWTEEWEVDEEAFLEVTEGDELKIGEFTVHVVETEDADATHPVGYVIEHDSGTLFHAGDSKPSASFPALADEFDIDLGILAFGSVGRVPDKETGEPVETKWYSDENEIAAAAEDLALDRLIPTHWDMWKGLTADPTALHEHVRSRSHPNQLEIVEIGDRIDL; encoded by the coding sequence ATGACCGACTCCGACTGGAGCGACTGGCTGCCGCGCGCAGTGGCGGACGCCGACCCCGACACGGTGGCGCTGTGGTACCTCGGCTGCAACGGCTTCGCGATCAAGGGGAGCGAGGGCACTGTTCTCTGGATCGACCCGTACGTCGGGACCGGCGACCCGCCGCGCACGGTCCGGATGATCCCGGTCCCGTTCGACCCCGACGACATCGACGAGGCGGACGCGGTGCTGGCGACCCACGAGCATACGGATCACGTCCACGGTCCCTCACAGGCGCCGATCCTCGCAAACACCGACGCCGACTTCGTCGCGCCCGACGACTCGCTCGCGGTCGCCCGCGAGGAGGAGCGGTGGACGGAGGAGTGGGAGGTCGACGAGGAGGCGTTCCTCGAAGTGACCGAGGGCGACGAGCTGAAGATCGGCGAGTTCACCGTACACGTCGTTGAAACGGAGGACGCGGACGCGACGCACCCGGTCGGATACGTGATCGAACACGATTCGGGTACCCTGTTCCACGCCGGTGACAGCAAGCCCTCGGCGTCGTTCCCGGCGCTGGCCGACGAGTTCGACATCGACCTCGGAATCTTAGCGTTCGGGTCCGTCGGCAGGGTCCCGGACAAGGAGACGGGCGAACCGGTCGAAACGAAGTGGTACAGCGACGAAAACGAGATCGCGGCGGCCGCCGAGGACCTCGCGCTCGACCGACTCATCCCGACTCACTGGGACATGTGGAAGGGGCTGACCGCGGACCCGACCGCGCTCCACGAGCACGTTCGGAGCCGCTCGCACCCGAACCAACTGGAGATAGTCGAGATCGGCGACCGGATCGATCTGTAG
- a CDS encoding low molecular weight phosphatase family protein yields the protein MAFVCVQNAGRSQMAAAFAERERDRRDVGDRIEIVTGGTRPADHVHNVVVEAMGELDIDLSDRTPREVTPDELQAVDLVVTMGCSASDVCPATWNGENRDWGLDDPHGRPIEEVRAIRDEIEGRVVALFDELLSETPSAE from the coding sequence ATCGCGTTCGTCTGCGTTCAGAACGCGGGACGGAGCCAGATGGCAGCCGCGTTCGCCGAGCGCGAGCGCGACCGTCGCGACGTGGGCGATCGGATCGAGATTGTCACTGGTGGGACGCGGCCGGCCGATCACGTCCACAACGTCGTGGTCGAGGCGATGGGAGAGCTGGACATCGACCTCAGCGACCGAACGCCACGAGAGGTGACGCCCGACGAGCTACAGGCGGTCGATCTCGTCGTCACGATGGGTTGTTCGGCGTCGGACGTGTGCCCGGCGACGTGGAACGGGGAGAATCGCGATTGGGGGCTCGACGACCCTCACGGCCGTCCGATCGAAGAGGTTCGTGCGATCCGTGACGAGATCGAAGGGCGAGTCGTCGCACTGTTCGACGAACTCCTGTCGGAGACGCCGTCCGCGGAGTGA
- the hcsS gene encoding halo-CC-star protein HcsS, translating into MLLSASDQDAVESEVTDDEIVAVAEALSEELAAAKESSSEFAFTTMVMQCNDAISDETGIDYGSVCGADDNGCC; encoded by the coding sequence TTGCTGTTGAGCGCCTCCGATCAGGACGCCGTCGAGAGCGAGGTCACAGACGACGAGATCGTCGCGGTCGCCGAGGCGCTCAGCGAGGAACTCGCGGCGGCGAAGGAGTCGTCGTCGGAGTTCGCGTTCACGACGATGGTAATGCAGTGTAACGACGCGATCAGCGACGAAACCGGAATCGACTACGGCAGCGTCTGTGGCGCCGACGACAACGGCTGCTGTTAG
- the hcsL gene encoding halo-CC-star protein HcsL: MSDAQDADDMAEGNTSASVEEDVEANVETALREFLDALGESETYRRFVEADEALQDDSDAMALLREYQRKQQQMQRGGFDESVMAELKQLQTELSSNETIQRQQAAQTELVEVLQRTNDAVSDEIDEEFARSTGGGCC, encoded by the coding sequence ATGAGCGACGCACAGGACGCGGACGATATGGCCGAGGGTAACACCAGCGCATCTGTCGAGGAGGACGTGGAAGCGAACGTCGAGACGGCGCTCCGCGAGTTCCTCGACGCCCTCGGCGAGTCGGAGACGTACCGGCGGTTCGTCGAGGCCGATGAGGCGTTACAGGACGACAGCGACGCGATGGCGCTACTCCGCGAGTACCAGCGGAAGCAACAGCAGATGCAACGCGGCGGCTTCGACGAGTCGGTGATGGCGGAGCTGAAACAGCTCCAGACGGAGCTGTCCAGCAACGAGACGATCCAGCGTCAGCAGGCCGCACAGACAGAACTGGTCGAGGTCCTCCAGCGGACGAACGACGCGGTCAGCGACGAGATCGACGAGGAGTTCGCGCGATCAACCGGGGGTGGTTGCTGTTGA
- a CDS encoding TRC40/GET3/ArsA family transport-energizing ATPase: MADADAVVDQLTPGEETQYLFFTGKGGVGKSTVASTAATKLAEAGHETLVVTTDPAAHLEDIFGEPVGHEPTSVGQDNLDAARIDQEKALAEYREQVLDHVTEMYEEKENTQIDVDAAIANVEEELESPCAEEMAALEKFVSYFDEDGYDVVVFDTAPTGHTLRLLELPSDWKGFMDLGSLTKGAAPAKGDQYDEVIETMKDPNQSTFAFVMYPEYTPMMEAYRAAADLEDQVGIETSLVVANYLLPEEYGNNAFFANRRAQQAKYLDEIRDRFDAPLMLAPLRQDEPIGLDEQSAFGEEITGLADIAEADAPEVTPS, translated from the coding sequence GTGGCGGACGCCGACGCGGTCGTCGACCAACTGACGCCGGGCGAGGAGACGCAGTACCTTTTCTTCACCGGGAAAGGCGGTGTCGGGAAGAGCACGGTCGCCTCAACGGCGGCGACGAAGCTCGCCGAAGCGGGCCACGAAACGCTCGTCGTTACGACCGATCCGGCCGCACACTTGGAGGACATCTTCGGCGAGCCCGTGGGCCACGAGCCGACTTCGGTCGGGCAGGACAACCTCGACGCGGCCCGGATCGACCAGGAGAAGGCGCTCGCCGAGTACCGTGAGCAGGTCCTCGACCACGTCACGGAGATGTACGAGGAGAAGGAGAACACGCAGATCGACGTCGACGCTGCGATCGCGAACGTTGAAGAGGAACTGGAGTCTCCCTGTGCCGAGGAGATGGCCGCCCTCGAGAAGTTCGTGAGCTACTTCGACGAGGACGGCTACGACGTGGTCGTCTTCGACACGGCCCCGACGGGGCACACCCTTCGGCTGCTCGAACTCCCGTCCGACTGGAAGGGGTTCATGGACCTCGGCTCGCTGACGAAGGGTGCCGCGCCCGCGAAGGGCGACCAGTATGACGAGGTCATCGAGACGATGAAAGATCCCAACCAAAGTACCTTCGCGTTCGTGATGTACCCCGAGTACACCCCCATGATGGAGGCGTACCGGGCCGCCGCCGACCTCGAAGACCAAGTCGGCATCGAGACTTCGTTGGTCGTCGCCAACTATCTCCTTCCCGAGGAGTACGGCAACAACGCCTTCTTCGCGAATCGGCGCGCTCAGCAGGCGAAGTACCTCGACGAGATCCGCGATCGGTTCGACGCGCCGCTCATGTTGGCGCCACTCCGGCAAGACGAGCCGATCGGACTCGACGAGCAGAGCGCATTCGGCGAGGAGATCACTGGGCTGGCGGACATCGCTGAGGCGGATGCGCCGGAGGTGACTCCCTCATGA
- a CDS encoding ArsR/SmtB family transcription factor: MRLLARRQLVDDRVGVRHRVEVGRTVGVSVARAINVGRRPDVELLSALGNETRYKIVRMLHAADGDELCVCELSPLLDVSDSAISHALSKLTDAGLVTRRKEGKWRMYRATPRANAVLVALDGSRSL, from the coding sequence CTGCGTCTCCTCGCCCGGCGTCAGTTGGTCGACGACCGCGTCGGCGTCCGCCACCGCGTCGAAGTCGGTCGCACCGTCGGCGTCAGCGTGGCCCGCGCCATCAACGTCGGTCGCCGTCCCGACGTCGAGTTGCTGTCGGCGCTCGGGAACGAGACGCGGTACAAGATCGTTCGGATGCTTCATGCGGCCGACGGCGACGAATTGTGCGTCTGCGAGCTCTCGCCGCTTCTGGACGTGAGCGACAGTGCGATCAGCCACGCCCTCTCGAAGCTCACCGACGCCGGTCTCGTTACGCGCCGGAAGGAGGGGAAGTGGCGGATGTACCGAGCCACGCCGCGCGCGAACGCCGTCCTCGTCGCGCTCGACGGCTCGCGGTCGCTGTAG
- a CDS encoding extracellular solute-binding protein produces the protein MQSRSRRSVLAALSAGSGLGIAGCLGDDESVSVLAAGSLAVVLDDHVGGQFEAETGIACHAEYYGTNAVMRMVSDGRKYPDVVVSADAGLLRDRLYDTHTTWDVSIASNAVGIAYASDTRFGERLEAGDPWYEVARDADPGALAISDPDLDPLGYRAIHAFRLAEREHGLDGFAEAVTDAAYREPQEPQLLAGVETGNRAAAVVYRNMAADHGLPFHPFPEAYDFSNPEYADRYAEASYTTDGGYTATGAPIVYNATALESADSPDAGRKFVRFLANASDLLRENGFETAGFPRTHGDVPAEVTDG, from the coding sequence ATGCAATCGCGTTCCCGACGGTCGGTCCTCGCGGCGCTCTCTGCCGGGAGTGGACTCGGGATCGCCGGCTGTCTCGGCGACGACGAATCCGTCTCGGTCCTCGCCGCCGGGAGCCTCGCGGTCGTCCTCGACGATCACGTCGGGGGGCAGTTCGAAGCCGAGACGGGGATCGCCTGCCACGCGGAATACTACGGCACAAACGCGGTGATGCGGATGGTAAGCGACGGCCGGAAGTACCCCGATGTTGTCGTGAGCGCGGACGCCGGCCTCTTGCGCGACCGGCTCTACGACACGCATACCACGTGGGATGTCTCGATCGCGTCCAACGCCGTTGGGATCGCCTACGCCTCCGACACGCGGTTCGGGGAACGCCTCGAGGCGGGCGATCCGTGGTACGAAGTCGCCCGTGATGCCGACCCCGGTGCCCTCGCGATAAGCGACCCCGACCTCGACCCCCTCGGATACCGTGCCATCCACGCGTTTCGACTGGCAGAGCGGGAACACGGACTCGACGGCTTCGCCGAGGCCGTCACCGACGCCGCCTATCGGGAACCGCAGGAGCCGCAGTTGCTCGCCGGCGTCGAAACGGGAAACCGCGCCGCCGCGGTCGTCTACCGGAACATGGCCGCGGACCACGGGCTTCCGTTTCACCCGTTCCCGGAGGCGTACGATTTCTCGAACCCGGAGTACGCCGATCGCTACGCCGAGGCCTCGTACACGACGGACGGGGGGTACACGGCGACCGGTGCGCCGATCGTGTACAACGCGACGGCCCTCGAGAGCGCAGATTCACCGGACGCCGGACGCAAGTTCGTCCGGTTCCTCGCGAACGCCAGCGATCTCCTCCGCGAGAACGGGTTCGAGACGGCGGGATTCCCGAGGACTCACGGCGACGTTCCCGCCGAGGTGACGGACGGATGA
- a CDS encoding ABC transporter permease: protein MSLVDATRSATRSRRLSPLLVFGVLGGILLVYFALPFVVFLGRTGSVPVAETLSQTASRTAVRNSLLTAPVATAIATVLGVPLAYVLARETFPGKRLIEALVVLPLVVPPVVGGAMLLSVVGRFTPIGAAATRVGVPLTDSLLGVVLAQTFVAAPFVVITARAGFGAVDERLEQASRSLGYGPLATFRRVSLPLASRAIVAGVVLTFARAIGEFGATMMVAYNPRTMPTRIWVDFIAGGIDAIVPLALALLAITLVVVVTVQRFAGVPTVVER, encoded by the coding sequence ATGAGTCTCGTCGATGCGACCCGCTCGGCCACGAGATCTCGGCGACTGTCGCCGCTGTTGGTCTTCGGCGTCCTCGGGGGAATCCTGCTCGTCTACTTCGCGCTCCCCTTCGTGGTGTTTCTCGGCAGAACCGGATCGGTTCCCGTCGCCGAGACCCTCTCCCAGACAGCGAGCCGGACGGCGGTCCGGAACTCGCTTCTCACCGCGCCGGTCGCCACCGCGATCGCGACCGTCCTCGGCGTTCCACTCGCGTACGTCCTCGCTCGCGAGACGTTCCCGGGGAAGCGGCTCATCGAGGCGCTCGTCGTGCTCCCGCTCGTCGTCCCACCGGTCGTCGGCGGGGCGATGCTGCTCAGCGTGGTGGGCCGGTTCACGCCGATCGGGGCCGCCGCGACGCGCGTCGGAGTACCGCTGACGGACAGTCTCCTCGGCGTCGTCCTTGCACAGACGTTCGTCGCCGCGCCGTTCGTGGTGATCACCGCTCGCGCCGGGTTCGGCGCCGTCGACGAGCGCCTCGAACAGGCGTCCCGATCGCTCGGATACGGGCCGTTAGCCACCTTCAGACGCGTGTCGCTTCCCCTCGCGAGCCGAGCGATCGTCGCCGGCGTCGTACTCACGTTCGCGCGAGCCATCGGCGAGTTCGGCGCCACGATGATGGTCGCGTACAACCCTCGGACGATGCCGACGCGCATCTGGGTCGACTTCATCGCCGGCGGTATCGACGCGATCGTCCCGCTCGCGCTCGCCCTGCTGGCGATCACGCTCGTCGTGGTCGTCACGGTACAACGGTTCGCCGGGGTTCCGACCGTGGTGGAGCGATGA
- a CDS encoding ABC transporter ATP-binding protein, which produces MTLELDGLSHRYRSERALDDVSLALNDGELVALLGPSGCGKTTVVQAIAGHLDPTAGQVSLRGADVTGVPPEDRNVGIVFQRSTLYPHMTVGENVAYGLQSGDLTADRVSQRVDRYLELVELADRRDASPESLSGGEARRVELARALAPEPDVLLLDEPLSALDKGLRARLREEIVRIQRQTGVTTLFVTHDQEDAMSVADRLVVLRDGAIVAAGAPRQLYESPPARFVASFLGRSNELSATVDGDGSTAMRIGGTEVDLDAVPGEVADAPRAIVHIRPGDLTVNPATLSNRRSNDAGTAPDRSDASADGERSDNRTKTIEMRGTVTHVRDVGRRYDVRVEVDSGEEVTVERHRDGLGEADRVTVAAAASDLTVFPVSK; this is translated from the coding sequence ATGACCCTCGAACTCGACGGACTGAGTCATCGGTACAGGAGCGAGCGTGCCCTCGACGACGTGTCGCTCGCCCTCAACGATGGAGAGCTCGTCGCGCTGCTCGGGCCGAGCGGCTGCGGGAAGACGACCGTCGTCCAAGCGATCGCCGGGCACCTCGACCCGACGGCCGGTCAAGTATCACTCCGCGGGGCCGATGTCACCGGTGTCCCGCCGGAGGACCGGAACGTCGGGATCGTCTTTCAGCGATCGACGCTGTACCCGCACATGACCGTCGGCGAGAACGTCGCGTACGGACTGCAAAGCGGAGATCTCACGGCAGACCGAGTGAGCCAGCGTGTCGACCGGTACCTCGAACTGGTCGAACTCGCCGACCGACGTGATGCGTCTCCGGAGTCACTGAGCGGGGGCGAGGCCCGCCGCGTCGAACTCGCCCGCGCCCTCGCTCCCGAACCGGACGTCCTCCTGCTCGACGAGCCGTTGTCGGCGCTCGACAAGGGGCTCAGAGCGCGACTCCGCGAGGAGATCGTCCGCATCCAGCGGCAGACCGGCGTGACGACGCTGTTCGTCACCCACGATCAGGAGGACGCGATGTCGGTCGCGGACCGGCTCGTCGTCCTCCGCGATGGGGCGATCGTCGCGGCTGGAGCACCTCGGCAACTCTACGAATCGCCGCCGGCCCGCTTCGTCGCGTCGTTTCTCGGGCGCTCGAACGAGCTCTCGGCGACTGTCGACGGCGACGGGTCGACGGCGATGAGGATCGGCGGGACCGAAGTCGATCTCGACGCCGTACCGGGCGAGGTTGCCGACGCGCCTCGAGCCATCGTGCACATCCGACCGGGCGACCTGACGGTCAACCCCGCGACGCTGTCCAATAGGAGGTCGAACGACGCCGGTACCGCGCCAGATCGATCGGACGCGTCGGCTGATGGGGAGCGGTCCGACAACCGAACGAAAACGATCGAGATGCGAGGGACGGTAACACACGTTCGTGACGTGGGACGCCGCTACGACGTCCGCGTCGAGGTCGACTCCGGCGAGGAGGTGACCGTCGAGCGGCATCGCGACGGGCTCGGTGAGGCCGATCGCGTGACCGTTGCCGCCGCGGCGAGCGACCTCACGGTGTTTCCCGTCTCGAAGTGA